The Tropicibacter oceani DNA segment AGCTCCGACAGCGACACCCAGAATGGTGCGGGCCGCAACCGAGACCTGGCCAAACCCCTTGAGCGGCGCATGCAAAAGCGCCCCGGCCAGGCAAAAGGCCATTGGTCCGAACAGCACCGGCAGTGGCAGGTCCAGCCCCCAGAACAGACCGGCCCCCGCAGCCGCCAGGACAAAGGTGAACGCGCGGCGGGCGCCGCTGGAAACCAAAAGATGTTTGCGCAAACCGGCCTCCTGCCTGTCTTGACGCAATCTGTGTACGCTTGTATCCACCTGTATGCAATATGACCTGAAGGGGACAGGATGACCAACACGGATGACAGCACGCCGCAAGGCAACGCCGCATACAGCCGCCTGTTGACCGAACTGCGCGAGGGGCGGTTGAACCCCGGCGACCGTCTGCGCGAAACCGATCTGGCCGAAAGGCTGGGCATGTCGCGCACCCCCGTGCGCGAAGCGATCCGCCAGCTCGAGGCCGATGGCATCGTCACCCATTTGCCGCGCCAGGGGGCCAGCATCCGCGCCCTTGACTACGCCGAAGTCATGGAACTGTACGAAATGCGCGCCGTGCTGGAAGGCACCGCCGCACGGCTGGCCGCCCGCGCGGCCTCGGACATCGAGATCGAGGAACTGGCCGACATGAACCGCCAGCTTGCCGCGCTTGGCAGCGCGCCCGAGGCCTTTGTGCTGAACCGGCAGTTCCATGCGGCGCTGCTGGATGCGGCCAAGAACCGGTTCCTGGCCCGATCGATCCATGCCCTTCAAAAGGCCCTGCTGATCCTTGGCCCGACCACCCTGACCGAACCCGACCGCGCCACGAAGGCCGTCGAGGAACACGCCGAAATCCTGGCCGCCATCACCGCGCGGGATGGCAACGCGGCCGAGGTCGCGATGCGAACCCATATCGAGGCGGCGCAACGCGTGCGCGTCCGCGCCCTGCGCGCCCGCCCCGATCAGGGCCTGAAATACGATGGGGACTTTCTATGACACCGGATATCGTCGTCATCGGCGGCGGCAACGCGGCGCTCTGCGCGGCGATGACGGCGGCGGAACAGGGCGCCCAGGTGCTGATCCTTGAAACCGCGCCCAAGCCCTATCGCGGCGGAAACTCGCGCCACACCCGCAACTTTCGCTGCATGCATCACGGCCCCCTTGGCCCGCTTGTCGACAGCTACACCGAGGAAGAATACCTTGCCGACCTGATGAAAGTGACGGGCGGAAAGACCGACGTGGCCCTGGCCCGCCTGGCGATCCGCAGTTCCGAAGAGTGCCTGCCCTGGATGCAAGACCATGGCGTCCGCTTCCAGCCTTCGCTGTCGGGAACGCTGTCACTGGCGCGGACCAACGCCTTTTTCCTGGGCGGCGGCAAAAGCCTTGTGAATGCCTACTACCGCACCGCCGAACGCCTTGGCGTGCAGGTGGCCTACGAGGCCGCCGTCACCCATCTGGAGCTTGAGGACGACCGCATCGCATGGGTCGACTACACCCAGAACGGTGAATCCCGGCGCCTCACGCCCAAGGCGGTGATCGTGGCGTCAGGCGGGTTTCAGGCGGATACGGATTGGCTGGCGCGGGCCTGGGGACCGGCGGCCCGGAATTTCCTGATCCGCGGCACCCCCTACAATCGCGGCGTGGTGCTGGCCGATCTGCTGGAACAGGGCGTCGCGCAGGTGGGTGATCCGACGCAATGCCACGCCGTGGCCATCGACGGGCGCGCCCCGAAATTCGATGGCGGCATCGTCACGCGGCTTGATTGCGTGCCCTTTTCGATCGTGGTGAACAAGGACGCGCAGCGGTTCCACGACGAGGGCGAAGACGTCTGGCCGAAACGCTATGCCATTTGGGGGCGGCTGGTGGCCGCGCAGCCCGACCAGGTGGGCTATGTCATCATAGACGCCAAATCGCTGAACCTGTTCATGCCCTCTGTCTTTCCGCCGATCAAGGCCGACACCCTCGAGGACCTGGCCAAGGCGATGGGGCTGCCCGAGGACAAGCTTGCAAAGACCGTCGCGACCTTCAACGCAGCCTGCGGCGACACATCGAATTTCCATCCGACCGAGCTGGACGGCGTGGCCACAACCGGCCTTGCGATCCCAAAGACGAACTGGGCCCGGCCCATCACCGAGCCGCCGTTCTACGGATATTCCCTGCGCACCGGGGTCACCTTTACCTATCTGGGGCTGAAGGTCGATGAGCGGGCGCAATGCGCCATTGGCAACCGGCCCGTTTCCAACCTTTGGGCTGCGGGTGAAACCATGGCCGGTTCAATCCTGGGCCAAGGCTATCTTGCCGGATTCGGCATGACAATCGGCACCGTCTTTGGACGCATCGCAGGCAAGGAGGCCGCCGCCCATGCAAGCTGATCTACTTCAGGAAGCGCGCCGTCAGGCCGAGATCTGCAACGCCTGCCGCTACTGCGAGGGCTATTGTTCGGTCTTCCCCGCCCTGCACGCGGAACGGGCCTTTTCCGACGGGGACCTGACGCAACTTGCCAACCTGTGTCACAATTGTCGGGGCTGCTATTATGCCTGCCAATACACTGCGCCGCATGAATTCGACCTGAACCTGCCGCGCGCGCTGGCCGAGGTCCGGCAGGACAGCTGGGAAGACTTCGCCTTTCCCCGCGCCGGCGCCCGGGCGTTCCAGAAAAGCGGCGTGATGATCGCGCTGGCGACGGTGCTTGGCTTTGCCCTGATGTTCTGGGCCGCGCGCACCCTTGGCTCGGTCGGCGGAGAGGGTTTTTACGCGGTTCTGTCGCATAACGCGATGGTGGCCATCTTCTTGCCTGCCTTCGTGTTTCCGATGCTCAGCATTGCCATCAGCCTGCGCCGCTATTGGCGCGCGGTTGGCGCGGGGCCGCTGCGCCTGGCCCATCTGCGCACCGCCCTTGTGTCGGCCGCCAGGATGAAGAACCTGTCGGGCGGGCATGGCGACGGCTGCAATTTCGAGGACGAAGACCGCTTTTCATCCGCACGTCGACTGGCGCATCAGGCCGTAATGTACGGGTTCCTGCTGTGCTTTGCTTCGACCAGCACGGCGACGGTCATGCATTACGCCCTGGCCATGCCCGCGCCCTATCCGCTGTGGTCCTTGCCCAAGCTGCTGGGCCTGTCCGGCGGGGTCATGATGACCCTTGGCTGTATCGAGATGATCCGCCTGAAACGGCGTGCCGATCCGGCCTTGGGCGCGGCAAGCGCGCTTGGCGGCGAGATCGGCTTTGTCGGGCTTTTGGGCTTTGTCGGGCTCAGCGGGCTGGTGCTCTATGCGCTTGGGCAAACGGCGCTCATGCCCTTGCTTCTCGCGCTGCATCTTGGGGCGGTTCTGGCGTTTTTCCTGCTGACGCCCTTTACCAAGATGGCGCATGGCTTTTATCGGCTGGCGGCGCTGGTGGTGGATGCGGGGCGGTAAAATGACCGCCCTGCGCACCCGTCATGCCGACAGGTGTTGCGCATGGCCCCATTGCCGCGGCGACTGACCGTACAGGCGTTTGAATTCCCGGCTGAACTGCGAGGCGCTGACATAACCCACGTCAAGCGCCGCCTCGTTCACCGTCATGCCGGCGGCAATCTTCATCGCGGCATTGTTCAGGCGCATCGATTTGACGAATTGCACAGGCGACAGCGTCGTGGCCTGCTTGAACTTGCGGTGAAACACCGCGCGGCTCATCCCTGCGCGCGCCGCCATGTCATCAATCGACACCGGGGCCCCCAGATCAGAGGTCATATGCGCGATCGACCGGGCGATGCCATTGCCCGGCGCAAAGGCCTGCGTGGCCATGCCCCCGGCCTCGCCCCTGAGGATCGCGTAATAGACTTCGCGCAGCCGCGCATTTCCCAGGATCGCCGTGTCGACGGGACTGCTGCCCAGTTGCAGCAACCGGAACAAGGCGTCGAAAAACGGCTGGCTCCAGCGGGCAAGCCAGATGCCCTGACGGCCCGTGGGCCGCTTGTCCGCAATCGGGCCGCTGGCGTTTTCCAGCTCCATGACCAATTCCGTCATCACACGCTGGTCGAGGCAAATGTAAACGCCATACAGCGGATTGTCCGGCGAAGCGTCCGGGGTACCCGCCGTCACGGGCATCGACAGCGGGCAGCACATGTACCGGCTGTCGTCATAGACATAGCGCTCACCGTCCAGCACGGCCTCTTTGGCGCCGCTCACGATGGCGATGACGCTGGGTTCATAGACCGCGGGGGCGCAGGGAATGGCCGTGGTCGCCCGGAAAAGTTGAACACCCTTGATGCCGGTTTCGACAAGGCCGTCTTCGTGGATGCGACTTGCGATGAGATGTTTGAGCTGCTGCTTGTCCATAACGGCCAGATAGCGCGACCTCGGCCGGCAAAACAAGCCAGGTGATACAATCAGGCAAGGATCAGAGAGGATCGCGCCCACTTTTGGCCATGAGTGACATTTTACGGCAATCCGAACCGGAGCGTTTCCGTCGCAGGCTCCGCCCCCTGAGCGGG contains these protein-coding regions:
- a CDS encoding GntR family transcriptional regulator, whose translation is MTNTDDSTPQGNAAYSRLLTELREGRLNPGDRLRETDLAERLGMSRTPVREAIRQLEADGIVTHLPRQGASIRALDYAEVMELYEMRAVLEGTAARLAARAASDIEIEELADMNRQLAALGSAPEAFVLNRQFHAALLDAAKNRFLARSIHALQKALLILGPTTLTEPDRATKAVEEHAEILAAITARDGNAAEVAMRTHIEAAQRVRVRALRARPDQGLKYDGDFL
- the tcuA gene encoding FAD-dependent tricarballylate dehydrogenase TcuA, whose protein sequence is MTPDIVVIGGGNAALCAAMTAAEQGAQVLILETAPKPYRGGNSRHTRNFRCMHHGPLGPLVDSYTEEEYLADLMKVTGGKTDVALARLAIRSSEECLPWMQDHGVRFQPSLSGTLSLARTNAFFLGGGKSLVNAYYRTAERLGVQVAYEAAVTHLELEDDRIAWVDYTQNGESRRLTPKAVIVASGGFQADTDWLARAWGPAARNFLIRGTPYNRGVVLADLLEQGVAQVGDPTQCHAVAIDGRAPKFDGGIVTRLDCVPFSIVVNKDAQRFHDEGEDVWPKRYAIWGRLVAAQPDQVGYVIIDAKSLNLFMPSVFPPIKADTLEDLAKAMGLPEDKLAKTVATFNAACGDTSNFHPTELDGVATTGLAIPKTNWARPITEPPFYGYSLRTGVTFTYLGLKVDERAQCAIGNRPVSNLWAAGETMAGSILGQGYLAGFGMTIGTVFGRIAGKEAAAHAS
- the tcuB gene encoding tricarballylate utilization 4Fe-4S protein TcuB, producing MQADLLQEARRQAEICNACRYCEGYCSVFPALHAERAFSDGDLTQLANLCHNCRGCYYACQYTAPHEFDLNLPRALAEVRQDSWEDFAFPRAGARAFQKSGVMIALATVLGFALMFWAARTLGSVGGEGFYAVLSHNAMVAIFLPAFVFPMLSIAISLRRYWRAVGAGPLRLAHLRTALVSAARMKNLSGGHGDGCNFEDEDRFSSARRLAHQAVMYGFLLCFASTSTATVMHYALAMPAPYPLWSLPKLLGLSGGVMMTLGCIEMIRLKRRADPALGAASALGGEIGFVGLLGFVGLSGLVLYALGQTALMPLLLALHLGAVLAFFLLTPFTKMAHGFYRLAALVVDAGR
- a CDS encoding AraC family transcriptional regulator, translating into MDKQQLKHLIASRIHEDGLVETGIKGVQLFRATTAIPCAPAVYEPSVIAIVSGAKEAVLDGERYVYDDSRYMCCPLSMPVTAGTPDASPDNPLYGVYICLDQRVMTELVMELENASGPIADKRPTGRQGIWLARWSQPFFDALFRLLQLGSSPVDTAILGNARLREVYYAILRGEAGGMATQAFAPGNGIARSIAHMTSDLGAPVSIDDMAARAGMSRAVFHRKFKQATTLSPVQFVKSMRLNNAAMKIAAGMTVNEAALDVGYVSASQFSREFKRLYGQSPRQWGHAQHLSA